One Lemur catta isolate mLemCat1 chromosome 15, mLemCat1.pri, whole genome shotgun sequence genomic window carries:
- the DHX58 gene encoding probable ATP-dependent RNA helicase DHX58 — protein MELRPYQWEVIMPALEGKNIIIWLPTGAGKTRAAAYVAKRHLETVDGAKVVVLVNRVHLVTQHGEEFSRMLDGRWTMTTLRGDMGPRAGFGHLARCHDLLICTAQLLQMALTSTEEEEHVELTAFSLLIVDECHHTHKDTVYNVILSRYLENKLWRACPIPQVLGLTASPGTGRASKLDGAIDHILQLCANLDTWRIMSPQNSRPQLQEHNQRPCKQYDLCNRRSQDPFGDLLKELMGQIHDHLEMPELSRDFGTQTYEQRVMELSQDAAKAGLQQRRVHALHLRRYNDALLIHDTVRAVDALDTLQDFYDRERITKTQILCAERWLLALFHDHKNALARLATHGPENPKLEMLEKILRKQFSSPNSPRGIIFTRTRQSAHSLLLWLHQQPGLRTMDIRAQLLIGAGNNSQSTHMTQSNQEEVIQKFRDGTLNLLVATSVAEEGLDIPQCNVVVRYGLLTNEISMVQARGRARAGQSVYSFVAAEGSRELRRELTNEALETLMEQAVAAVQNMDQAEYQAKIRDLQQAALVKRAAQVAQRESRRQQFSAEHVQLLCINCMVAVGHGSDLKKVEGAHHVNVNPNFSIYYTVSQEPVVINRVFKDWKPGGAVRCRNCGEGWGMQIIYKSVKLPALKVRSMLLQTPQGRIQAKKWSCVPFPVPDFDFLQHCAQNLQDLSLD, from the exons ATGGAGCTGCGACCCTATCAATGGGAAGTGATCATGCCTGCCCTGGAGGGCAAGAATATCATCATATGGCTGCCCACGGGTGCTGGGAAGACCCGGGCAGCTGCTTACGTGGCCAAGAGGCATCTAGAGACTGTGGATGGAGCCAAGGTCGTTGTGTTGGTCAATAGG GTGCACCTGGTGACCCAGCACGGTGAAGAGTTCAGCCGCATGTTGGACGGACGCTGGACCATGACAACCCTGCGAGGAGACATGGGGCCACGTGCTGGCTTTGGCCACCTGGCCCGGTGCCACGACCTGCTCATCTGCACAGCTCAGCTGCTGCAGATGGCACTGACTAGCACTGAGGAGGAGGAGCACGTGGAGCTCACCG CCTTCTCCCTGCTCATAGTGGATGAGTGTCACCACACGCACAAGGATACTGTCTACAATGTCATCCTGAGCCGGTACCTAGAGAACAAACTCTGGAGGGCATGCCCTATACCCCAGGTGCTGGGTCTCACAGCCTCCCCAGGCACCGGCAGGGCCTCTAAGCTCGATGGGGCCATTGACCACATCCTTCAG CTGTGTGCCAACTTGGACACGTGGCGCATCATGTCACCCCAGAACTCCCGCCCCCAGCTGCAGGAGCACAACCAGCGGCCCTGCAAACAGTATGACCTCTGCAACAGGCGCAGCCAG GATCCATTTGGGGACTTGCTAAAGGAACTCATGGGCCAAATCCATGACCACCTCGAGATGCCTGAGTTGAGCCGGGACTTTGGGACGCAGACTTATGAGCAGCGAGTGATGGAGTTGAGTCAGGACG CCGCTAAGGCCGGGCTGCAGCAGCGGCGCGTGCATGCACTTCACCTGCGGCGCTACAACGACGCGCTGCTCATCCACGACACGGTCCGCGCCGTGGACGCCCTGGACACGCTGCAGGATTTCTACGACAGGGAGCGCATCACTAAAACCCAGATCCTGTGTGCCGAGCGCTGGCTGCTGGCGCTGTTCCATG ACCACAAGAATGCACTGGCCCGCTTGGCAACTCACGGCCCAGAGAATCCAAAACTGGAGATGTTGGAAAAGATCCTTCGAAAGCAGTTCTCAAGCCCCAACAGCCCCCGGGGCATCATCTTCACCCGCACCCGCCAGAGCGCTCACTCCCTCCTGCTCTGGCTCCACCAGCAGCCGGGCCTGCGGACCATGGATATCAGAGCCCAGCTGCTGATTGGGGCCGGGAACAACAGCCAAAGCACCCACATGACCCAG AGTAACCAGGAAGAAGTGATCCAGAAGTTCCGGGATGGCACCCTGAACCTTCTGGTGGCCACGAGCGtggcggaggaggggctggacATCCCCCAGTGCAACGTGGTGGTGCGCTATGGGCTCCTGACCAATGAGATCTCCATGGTCCAG GCAAGGGGCCGTGCCCGGGCGGGTCAGAGCGTGTACTCCTTTGTAGCGGCTGAGGGCAGTCGGGAGCTGCGGCGGGAGCTGACCAACGAGGCACTGGAGACGCTGATGGAGCAGGCAGTGGCTGCTGTGCAGAACATGGACCAGGCCGAGTACCAGGCCAAG atcCGGGATCTGCAGCAGGCAGCCCTGGTCAAGCGGGCAGCCCAGGTGGCCCAGCGGGAGAGTCGGCGGCAGCAGTTCTCCGCAGAGCATGTGCAGCTACTCTGCATCAACTGCATGGTGGCCGTGGGCCACGGGAGTGACCTGAAGAAGGTGGAGGGTGCCCACCACGTCAATGTGAACCCCAACTTCTC GATCTACTACACTGTCTCCCAGGAGCCTGTGGTCATCAACAGAGTCTTCAAGGACTGGAAGCCCGGGGGTGCTGTTCGCTGCAGGAACTGTGGGGAG ggctggggtATGCAGATAATCTACAAGTCCGTGAAGCTGCCAGCGCTCAAAGTCCGCAGCATGCTGCTGCAGACCCCTCAAGGGCGGATCCAGGCCAAAAAGTGGTCCTGCGTGCCCTTCCCTGTGCCTGACTTCGACTTCCTGCAGCACTGTGCCCAGAACCTGCAGGACCTCTCCCTGGACTGA